The DNA segment ggatctgttggggcgatatgcaaattggagtgggtctagggtttctgggataatggtgttgatgtgagccatgaccagcctttcaaagcacttcatggctacagacgtcagtgctacgggtcggtagtcatttaggcaagttatcttagtgtccttgggcacgggactatggtggtctgctttaaacatgttggtattacagactcagtcagggacaggttgaaaatgtcggtgaagacacttgccagttggtcagcacatgctcggagtacacgtcctggtaatccgtctgtccctgcggccttgtgaatgttgacctgcttaagtcttactcacatcggctacggagagcgtgatcacatagtcatccggaacagctggtgctctcatgcatgcttcagtgttgcttgcctcgaagcgagcatagaaatggtttagctcgtctggtaggctcgtgtcactgggcagcttgcggctgtgcttccctttgtagtctgtaatagttgtcaagccctaccacatccgacgagcgtcagagccagtgtaatacgattcaatcttagtcctgtattgactctttgcctgtttgatggttcgtcggagggcatagcgggatttcttataagtgtccgggttagagtctcgctccttgaaagcggcagctctaccctttagctcagtgcggatgttgcctgtaatccatggcttctggttggggtatgtgcgtgcggtcactgtggggatgacgtcatcgatgcacttattgatgaagccagtgactgatgtggtgtactcctcaatgctgtctgaagaatcccggaacatgttccagtctgtgctagcaaaacagtcctgtagcttagcatctgcgtcatctgaccacttttttattaaccgagtcattggtgcttcctgctttagtttttgcttataagcaggaatcaggaggatagagttatggtcagatttgtcaaatggagggcgagggagagctttgtatgtgtctctgtgtgtggagtaaaggtggtctagagttttttttcctctggttgcacatttaacatggtgcatggtgctggtagaaatgaggtagaacggatttaagtttccctgcattaaagtccccggccactaggagcgctgcctctggatgagcgttttccagtttagttatggccttatacagctcattgagtgcaatcttaatgccagcattggtttgtggtggtaaatagacagctatgaaaaagatagataaactctcttggtaaatagctGTCTCGATGTAGCTTGTTTTTTGGCTGCCCCGGCAACAACAGCCATTGtgaaaccccacagaagaagaacaGCCAGTGTGTGCGAGGAGTTTGCGGGAGGAGACTATAAAGCTCAGTGGAGGGGACACTGGGAGATATTAGTAGCTAGCTAATTGGCTATTATTTGTAGCTAGCTACAGGTAGGTTAGAGAGCTGGCTATGAAGAGGCACTActggctaactttagctagctagcccacTGGCACTACCATCCATTTTTACTGTGTCAAATTTGTATTTTCACTGTAAACTAGTGTTTTTCCAATGTAGTAGCTGGCATAATATGGGCATGTTATGTTTTGCAATTTTAATGACAATGGATTAATGATGTATTAGTGGCACACATGTCACAAAGTGTTTACCAACCGTTTTTACTGTGTTAAATTTGAATTAGAATCCCTCAAAGTTCACTATAATAGGACAAAACAATTATTTCCCCCATCTTGGAGCTGGCATAATATGGTAATGTTATGTTTTGCAATGTTAATGACAGAGGATTGTTGATCTACTAGTGGCACACGTCACAAACAAATTCTACCAgccattttttgttttttaaattttttaaattttagtttTTTACTTAGGGGTCATCAAAGTTCACTGTAATAGAACTACTTAAAAAATGATAAAGATAAATTAATGTGGGGATAGACCAAGACCATGTAGTTATTTAACACTTATTTATAATATTTTTAATTAAATTCAACAACAAAACATATCAAGCTCACTTCGATcttgctgtgtgtctgtgtgctgtgtTTGTATGTTATGACTGTAAACACATGCTGCTTTCACAATTCAACATTTGGTATAATTTAGATTATGGAAGATTGAATATCTCAGATTGTGGGTTACATACAGACTACGGAAATATTGCTCTCTCTTATAGTTTGCTTGGAAATAAACTTACCTTGAAATGAAGAATGTAAATCCATTAAACGAGAGACTTCTCAACTGTCATTGCGCGACGACACTCCAAATTTTAACCAAACATCAATCTCACACACAGGCGAGTGGCAGCCTCTTGTGGCTAAACTAGGATTAGCCTACCCCTTGCAGCCTAACCCTTTGTAGCCTAAACCTTGTAGCATAACCCTTGTAGCCTAAACCTTGTAGCATAACCCTTGTAACATAACCCTTGTAACATAACCCTTGTAGCCTAACCCTTGTAGCCTAATCCTTGTAGCATAACCCTTTGTAGCCTAAACCTTGTAGCCTAAACCTTGTAGCCTAACCCTTGTAGCCTAATCCTTGTAGCCTAACCCTTGTAGCATAACCCTTGTAGAATAACCCTTGTAGCCTAACCCTTGTAGCCTAATCCTTGTAGCCTAACCCTTGTAGCATAACCCTTGTAGAATAACCCTTGTAGCCTAACCCTTTGTAGCATAACCCTTGTAGCCTAACCCTTGTAGCATAACCCTTGTCTACTCAAGTAGTTGCATTAGGTGATGAAAAGAGAACACTGCTAAATAAATGCTGTAAATAATCATATTATTACACTATCAATACTGTGTGATGTATCATTCTTCTACTACAGGTCATCTAAAGTGTACGGACTTTCTGCTGTATTCTTCTACTACAAGTAATCTAAAGTGTATGTACTTCCTGCTGTCTTCTTCTACTACAGGTCATCTAAAGTGTATGGACTTCCTGCTGCCTTCTTCTACTACAGGTCATCTAAAGTGTATGTACTTCCTGCTGTATCTTCTACTACAGGTCATCTAAAGTGTACGGACTTCCTGCTGTCTTCTTCTACTACAGGTCATCTAAAGTGTATGGACTTCCTGCTGTCTTGCCATTGATTGCTTTGTCATTGTTCCCACCAGCAGGACATCATGAGTGGAGAGAAGGAAACGTTGTTCGCTGAAATCGAACAGAGTTTACACCGTCTAACCGAGGATAATTTACGATACCTGTGTGAACGCTGTGGAATTGATGGCGCCCAAGTTAAAGGAAAGAACCATCGCTCGTTACGACGTAAAATCATGGAGGAAATGTGGGAAAATGCAGATTCGGTGAAATCGGAAGAGCAGGGAATGTCTTGGTTACTCCAACTGAAAGAGGACATCAGAAAGATACAGGAAGAATCTAGTGTGGCACCCATGAGTCCCAGACAGTCTGATGATGACGAAGCGGGTAAGAAGAATGGTGGATTACTTGTGGGTCATGGAAGGGGTCTATGTGGGTCACGGGATGACCTTGCAATTTTAGAAATAGATTTTCGGGATGGAAAAATGCTGTCAGTGTGAACGTAAGTGACTAAAACCAAATAGAAATTatatagaaaagataatggacctatatactTTTCAATAATAGgttataatctttgagaacttagagagaaaaaaaaaaagctgcTAGCCAATCCGGCCCTTTTGATTTTGTTTTAATGCTGGAGCATAGGAGTACAGCATTAGCCATGTCAAAATGTGTAGGGTTGTAGGAAATGGTCTTAAACTGCAACATGTTCTTTCAGCTCCATGGCAGGATGTATCTTTTAAAACGTATtcttttgtctgtgtgtgttttcaccGCTCAACCCTTGTGGTTGGTTGCGACTCAAAAGACAGCTGTATTGGTCAGGAAGcaaaaaaaaggttgggaacaCCTGGATTAAACTACCATCTGCTCCTGTAACCATATGATCCATATTTGCAAAACATTTATATTCCGTGTTATATAGCAGTTCATCTGTGTTGAATAGGGAAGATACTTCAACACTAGTTTATTGTTAAATACTTTGGTACATATGAGGAACCTTAACTTaatgtctttgtttcacaggggacagccctaacGGTCGCTCACTCAGTGGGAAGGGTTTATCATCTGGGAAGACTCCAGGGTTGAAAGGGATCCAGCGACCTTATAGCTGTGATGTGTGTAAGAAGACTTTCACTCAGTCAGTAAACCTACAAAGACACCAAAGAGTACACACTGGAGTGAAACCTTACAGGTGTGGTCTGTGTGGGAAAAGCTTTGCTCGTTTGGGAGCCCTGACTATTCACAAGCgtgtacacactggagagaaaccttacagctgtgatcaatgtgggaggagTTGCAAAGATACCACAGCCCTGAAtgaacacatgcatacacacacgggCGAGAAACCTTTTAGCTGCTATGTCTGTGGAATGAGTTTTTCTCGACAAAGCAACATGAATGTacacatgcgtacacacacaggagagaagccttacatctgtgatcaatgtgggaagagatacACTCATGCAGGTGAATTGACAAAACACATACGtgcgcacactggagagaaaccttacagctgtgaccagtgtgggaagagcttcactcGGTCAACAGACCTGACTAAACACAGACGCATTCACACCAGAGAGAAACCCTACAGCTGTgaccagtgtgggaagagattcactcagtcaggactaCTGACTgtacacaagagaacacacactggagagaaaccgtaTAGCTGTGATCTATGTGGGAAGCGATTCGCTCAGTCAGGAAACCTGAAGAGTCATCAGAAAACCCACACAGGCGGAGAGAGTATCGAGACAGGTGGAGAGAGAACCGAGACAGGTGGAGAGAGAAACgaaacaggaggagagagaaccgaGACCAGAGGAGAGCGAAccgagacaggaggagagagaaacgagacaggaggagagagaaacgagacaggaggagagagaaacgAGACCGGAGGAGAGCGAACCGAGACCGGAGGAGAGCGAACCGAGACCGGAGGAGAGCGAAacgagacaggaggagagagaaacgagacaggaggagagagaaacgAGACCGGAGGAGAGAGAAacgagacaggaggagagagaaacgagacaggaggagagagaaacgagacaggaggagagagaaacgAGACCGGAGGAAAGCGAACCGAGACCGGAGGAGAGCGAACCGAGACCGGAGGAGAGAGAAACGAGACCGGAGGAGAGCGAACCGAGACCGGAGGAGAGCGAACCGAGACCGGAGGAGAGAGAAACGAGACAGGAAAAATACAGGAAGAATCTACTGTGGCACCCATGAGGCCCAGCCagtctgatgatgatgatgatgatgaagcaaGTAAGAAGAATGGCGGATTAGACTGCAATCTGCTCCTGTAACAGTTAATTGATTGATCAATATTTATTAATTGATCCATATTTGCAAAACGTTTCTATTCAGTGTTGTATAGCAGTTCATCTGTGTTGAATAGGGAAGATACTTCAACACTAGTTTATTGTTAAATACTTTGGTACATATGAGGAACCTTAACTTCATGTCttttgtttcacaggggacagccctaacGGTCGCTCGCTCAGTGggaggggcttatcatctgggaAGGCTCCAGGGTTGAAAGGGATCCAGCGCCCTTATAGCTGTGACGTGTGTGAGAAAAGTTTCCCTCATTTAGGAGACCTAAagagacaccagagaatacacacaggagagaaaccatatggctgtaatcaatgtgggaagaggcTCTGTACATCAGGACAACTGATTATACATaagcgaacacacactggagagaaaccctacagctgtgaccagtgtgggaagagttttgctcgAACTGATTACCTGACTGAACACAagctaacacacactggagagaagcctcatAGTTGTGATATATGTGGAAAGGGCTTCACTCGGCCTAACTGCTTGGCTGCACACAAgctaacacacacaggagagaagccctacctctgctcagactgtgggaagagcttctaTACACCAGCAAAGTTGAAAGAGCACGAGCgatcacacacaggagagaacccTTACAGGTGTGGTCTGTGTGGGAAGATCTTTGCTTGTTTGGGATCCCTAACTAAACACAagcgtatacacacaggagagaaaccttacaggTGTGGtctgtgtgggaagagctttgcttgTTCGGGATCCCTGACTAAACACAAGCgtgtacacacaggagagaaaccttacaggTGCGGTCTGTGTGGGGAGAGCTTTGCTCGTTTGGGAGCCCTGACTATTCACAAGCgtgtacacactggagagaaaccttacagctgtgatcaatgcggGAGGAGCTGCAAAGATACCACAGCCCTGAATGAacacatgcgtacacacacaggagagaaaccttttgGCTGCTTTGTCTGTGGAATGAGCTTTTCTCGACAAAGCACCCTGAATGTACACATGCGCAGACACACAGGTGAGAagccttacagctgtgatcaatgtgggaagagatacGCTCATCCAGGTGATTTGAAAATACACAGAAGAGTACACACCGGAGAGAAACCATACAGCTGTgaccagtgtgggaagagcttcactcAGTCAACAAACCTGACTAAGCACAGACGCATTCACTCTGGAGAGATGCCCTAAAGCTGTGATATATGTGGGATTAACTTCACTCAGTCATGCTCTCTGGCAAGACACAATAGTAGGagtcacacaggagagaagctgtACAGCTGTGATGTATGTGCGATGAACTTCGGCTTATTAGTGTCTTATTTCATGGGCTCATATTGTCAATTAAATAATGTAGAATATTGTAGCAATGTTATAATAAGAGTTCATGTTTTAATTCAATTTAATTCAAATTGAATGCATATATTAATACATACCACGTTATTTTGCTTTTAGTAAGATTAAATACAAAGCTCCTATGAACTTTGGCATTCCTTATTCTTCAgagaacaacaaaaaaatgcagcAAGTTTTACCAGAAGTAAGATTAGTTACAGGAAGCATCATCCATGTAGACACAATAGTTTTTATCTCCTATTGAGGAAGACTAATGACCGGGCTGCTGCACAGTCACTATGGGAGCTCTTTCTAGAGCGTCCGGTTAAATTAGGCATACaagcttttttttttcttccggTTTTCCAGTTGAGGTGGTTTAATAACGCTGAAGATGCACAGGCGCAGAACAGCACCACAGTGTATGAAGCAGGGATGGGCTGAGGCACTTAGTGGTCTGGCAACTTGCTTCCAAccaaagtgtgtgagagagaaagatacaATAGCGAATGACAGAATACAATCTCCAATTCACATCTCTTATAAACAATATGCATGGCTATAACATGACTATGATGACTTAATGCTGTACAGGGTCAGACAGCGCAATACAACGTGACTGTGACTGCACTCGTTTGAGATCAAAGGGGTGCCATCGCAAGTGTACTATAAAGCGTAGCACCTGCACAATGAACTTGAATACCTCTAAACAATGAAATAAAACGTAATACCCATATAATGATGTACCACACACCTATACAATTACAGGGCATATATACAACTAACTGGGGGACATTATCCTTTACAAATACAGGGTTAAATGTCCGAAATGATATGACAACCTAAACAGAGCTAGTCCGCTCACAATAGCTAGCTCGCAGTTGGAAACTACTGATTAGCATAACCATAAATATGACATTGTAGTAGCAGAGTGCATCTTCTGTCATAAACGCCTGAAAGATATTAAATATGTACTTACATATCAACAAGGACGCACTACTGGTCTTGGCTAACACAATGAAAGCTAACTGTGGGAAACCACAAGGATGGCTGGAGCTTTCTCACTTGACTTCTCTCGAGCTGATCTTCTTCTCTGAGCTGGAGATCGCCCAGCATGCTCTGCTCCACTTCACCGGTTAGCGGCACTACAGCACTGATATGATTAACTACAAATACTTCACAGCCTTTTGTACAGTTTCCTTCCCGTTTCAGCAGCCTTCCAGAATCTCCATCCGACATTCTAAAAATTAGATGACCGTCTTCAGCAAATTCTCTTCTAACCAGTGAAATAAAAATTATTCTCAGATTCCGTCTGGCCTTTAAATAGTGTTACTTTGATTTCAACGTGATATCGATAGGAGGGATTAACAATAAAAAGTGTTGTGTTACACTTATCCTAATGTCGACCAACTTGGATCAAAACACTCCAAAATGTAACTGGCTGTGTTCTACAAGTTTTCCTCTAACCTGTTATTGGGATAACACATATTCCCAGATTCCATGGGGTTTTTCAGCTGGTAGTTTTAACAGTACATGCAACCTAATTTTCCCCCTCTCGCACTATTGATTTCAACATATCTATGTGAGAGATTGACAAAACAGTGTTGCGTTTCCCTTTCTGTTTGGGCGACCCCCTTATCAAAATCCGACACTCTGAAATTTGGCTGGCTGTCTGTCCTGATTTCCCCCTTAATCAATATGAGGGATTTATTAACCCACCAAGGCTACTCCCGACTCCAGTAATTGATCTataagtgttggagagactaggCAAAGCTAGAGAGGGGTTTGAGCCATCTGAgctgtttaacaaatcaaatcaaatcaaatcaaattgtattggtcacatgcgccgaatacaacaggtgcagacattgcagtgaaatgcttacttacagcccttaaccaacagtgcatttattttaaacaaaaaaagtaagaataaaacaacaacaaaaaaagtgttgagaaaaaaagagcagaagtaaaaaaagtgacagtagggaggctatatatacagtaaaataaagtgacagtagggaggctatatatacaggggggtaccgttgcagagtcaatgtgcgggggcaccggctagttgaggtagttgaggtaatatgtacatgtgggtagagttaaagtgactatgcataaatacttaacagagtagcagcagcgtaaaaaggatggggtggggggggcagtgcaaatagtccgggtagccatgattagctgttcaggagtcttatggcttgggggtagaagctgttgagaagtcttttggacctagacttggcactccggtaccgcttgcatgcggtagcagagagaacagtctatgactaggggtggctggagtctttgagtcTGGATATTGTGTATCAAGATTTCCTGTCCATCTATACAGATGGATCAAAAGATCCAAGAACAGGTTGTGTAGGATCAGCATTTGTAGTGAaagaatgtggggtggaagtctaCAGAACTGATGACGGTACTGTTTACCTTGCCTGGCTGTATGCAGAGCTGATGACCGTACTGTTTACCTTGCCTGGCTGTATGCAGAGCTGATGACCATACTGCCTGGCTGTATGCAGAGCTGATGACCGTACTGTTTACCTTGCCTGGCTGTATGCAGAGCTGATGACCATACTGCCTGGCTGTATGCAGAGCTGATGACCGTACTGTTTACCTTGCCTGGCTGTATGCAGAGCTGATGACCGTACTGTTTACCTTGCCTGGCTGTATGCAGAGCTGACGACCGTACTGTTTACCTTGCCTGGCTGTATGCAGAGCTGATGACCGTACTGTTTACCTTGCCTGCCTGTATGCAGAGCTGATGACCGTACTGTTTACCTTGCCTGCCTGTATGCAGAGCTGACGACCGTACTGTTTACCTTGTAGTGGGTAGGGGAAGTGAAGCAGGATAGGGTAGTTAATTGTTCTGAGTCTGAAGTATTTTAGTTTACGGAGTAGACAAGATATGCTATATGAGGTACTCCAAACTCATGAAACAGATGGGTGTCCAGATACGTTTTTCTTGGGTCCCAGCCcaagtgggggtggaggggaatgaGGACGTAGATGTGCTAGCTAAACAGGCCCTTATCAGAGGAGGATGTGGAGGTGCCAATGAGTGCCTATAGGGACTGAGGCTATAAGGACTGGGGCTATGGGGACTGAGGCTATAGGGACTGGGGCTATAGGGACTGGGGCTATAGGGACTGGGGCTATAGGGACTGGGGCTATAGGGACTGGGCCTATAGGGACTGAGGCTATAGGGACTGGGGCTATAGGGACTGGGCCTATAGGGACTGAGGCTATAGGGACTGGGCCTATAGGGACTGAGGCTATAGGGACTGAGGCTATGTCAgtatgagagggaaagagagactgAGATCCAGTATGAGGGAGAATGGGATACAGAAATTGAGTTTAAAGAGTTTACTGAGTAGAacatcattacatacagttgcCAAATTAGTTTGCTCTGGCCCACcctccagtacagtaggtagcAGTAATGCACCATTAACATTGGATACCAACCATTGGTAAACCCCACCGAAGAAGAAGTGTACTTATATAAAcaatggtggataaatgaagatagttcactcaggcccgtttaccattgaaaaaaaaaaagtcagtTCTGGTCTACTTAACGCATGGACTTTCATTGAACCAGATAAAAAAGGGACTCCCTAAAAACACCCCACTTTGATACAAGTGACTTCGTAGCAGGTTAGTAAAGCATTTTCGCTCACCCTAACCCTTTATTTAACCTGCTacattatcctaacctgctgggAAAAGTCGTAGCTGTATTGAAGTGGCGTGTTTTAGGGAGTCCCAAAAAAACAAACAGCGAATGGagtgtctcgcttcctcttctgTCTCTGCTATGTCGATACTCGATTGCTCTGGCCTGTGTCAAAGCGGAAGTTGCTGCCCTGCTGCCAAAGATGGTAGCCAGCTAAAAGAGTCGTGCCAGTCGCTTTCAAGCAAGATATTCTCATCTCAATCTAAAAATACAGCGCAGTCGTAAGGACCATTACCGGACGACGAGATATAACCTAACTCCCTTTCCACGTGGAAGAAAACAGTGGGCAGGAACTTGCTAGCTACGTAGCTGAGCTTTTCTAAAAGGAATCTGGTAAGTTGGCTAGCTTTTGTTCATCAATAGCTTTAGCCGGATTTATGTTTTTGTGCCCTCATGAACGACGAATGTTTACAGTCTAGTTATGATGATAATGTTACCAATTACAGTTTTCTGAAGTGTAAACAAAACTGGCATTGCGCATATCACCCGGAAGTTTCCACCCAACTAGTCGTCAGTGAACgttagcaaacgttagctagtcTGATATTGGTCCGTTTAAAAAATATTAATAGCTCAAATCAACCATAACGTTAGTTTTATTTTCATGTTGATGCCTTTAAACGGCGTtatgaattgctgcaaaaaaaattaTACCGGAGGACTTTTGGAGTTGATTTGCTTGCGGACATATTGATATGACGTCATTAGTCGAGATCTGAGTTCAGTTCTTTACATCCGGCAAGTGTATGGAAGCATTTAGCTGCCGAAACGCAAATGGACAAATGATAAATCAATATCATGTTTGCAATTCCCTTTTCTAAATGGGTATGCATTTTTTGTGACAATTATAATTGAAATGCAAAAAAAATTGCATATTGTGTGCCAATTTGAAAAATAAATAGAAGTGTTTATTTAATTTCCATGGTACTATCCAGTACAA comes from the Coregonus clupeaformis isolate EN_2021a unplaced genomic scaffold, ASM2061545v1 scaf3594, whole genome shotgun sequence genome and includes:
- the LOC123490264 gene encoding zinc finger protein 2 homolog, whose amino-acid sequence is MSWLLQLKEDIRKIQEESSVAPMSPSQSDDEAGDSPNGRSLSGKGLSGKTPGLKGIQRPYSCDVCKKTFTQSVNLRRHQRVHTGEKPYSCDHCGKSFARSGPLTIHKRVHTGAKPYRCGLCGESFARLGALTIHKRVHTGEKPYSCDQCGRSCKDTTALNEHMRTHTGEKPFSCYVCGMSFSRQSNLNVHMRTHTGEKPYICDQCGKRYTHAGELTKHIRAHTGEKPYSCDQCGKSFARTDYLTEHKVTHTGEKPHSCDICGKGFTRPNCLAAHKLTHTGEKPYLCSDCGKSFYTPAKLKEHERSHTGENPYRCGLCGKIFACLGSLTKHKRVHTGEKPYSCGLCGKSFAFSGSLTKHKRVHTGEKPYSCDQCGKSFTQSTNLTKHRRIHSGEIFSIALACVKAEVAALLLKMRTETGGERTETGGERNETGGERTETGGERTETGGERNETGKIQEESTVAPMRPSQSDDDDDDEARDSPNGRSLSGRGLSSGKAPGLKGIQRPYSCDVCEKSFPHLGDLKRHQRIHTGEKPYGCNQCGKRLCTSGQLIIHKRTHTGEKPYSCDQCGKSFARTDYLTEHKLTHTGEKPHSCDICGKGFTRPNCLAAHKLTHTGEKPYLCSDCGKSFYTPAKLKEHERSHTGENPYRCGLCGKIFACLGSLTKHKRIHTGEKPYRCGLCGKSFACSGSLTKHKRVHTGEKPYRCGLCGESFARLGALTIHKRVHTGEKPYSCDQCGRSCKDTTALNEHMRTHTGEKPFGCFVCGMSFSRQSTLNVHMRRHTGEKPYSCDQCGKRYAHPGDLKIHRRVHTGEKPYSCDQCGKSFTQSTNLTKHRRIHSGEMP